ATATCCTGATTTATATTTCACCCATATGACACATTTTAATCTTCAAACCGAAATGGTTCCCAAGGGGGATCAGCCAAAGGCGATTGACACGCTGTCCAAAGGCTTAGAGCAGGGCAGGGCCCATCAGGTGATGCTGGGGGTGACCGGATCAGGAAAAACCTTTTCCATGGCCAATGTGATTGAGCGCATGGGCAGGCCCACGCTGGTAATCGCCCCCAACAAAACCCTGGCCGCCCAGTTGTATAATGAGTTCCGGGCATTTTTCCCGGAAAACGCAGTGGAATATTTTGTAAGCTATTATGACTATTACCAGCCGGAAGCCTATATTCCGGTGAGTGACACATATATCCAGAAGGATTCCTCCATCAATGAGATGATTGACAAGATGCGCCATTCCGCCACGCGTTCGGTATTATCGAGGCGCGATGTCATTGTGGTGGCCAGCGTTTCCTGTATATACGGACTGGGCGCACCGGAAGATTACCTGGCCATGCGCCTGGATCTGGAGACGGGCGCAGAGGTTTCAAGGGATCAACTGCTAAAGGATCTGGTCGCCATCCAGTATGAGCGAAATGATACGGATTTTTACCGGGGCGTGTTCCGGGTACGCGGCGACCGGGTGGAAATTTTTCCGGCCCATGAGGATGAGGTGGCCATCCGGATCGAATTTTTCGGCGATGAAATCGATGCCATGGCAGAGATCGATCCATTGACCGGCAATATTTTGCTTTCCCTGGACCGGGTGACCATTTTTCCGGCCAGCCATTATGTGACCCGGCAGCGCACCCGCAAACGGGTGATCGATGCCATAAAGGCGGAGCTTAAGGAGCAGATCAGACATTTTTCAGATAACAGGAAATACATCGAAGTTCAGCGTATCGAGGAGCGCACCAATTTTGACATCGAAATGATCCATGAGCTGGGCTACTGCAACGGCATTGAGAACTATTCCCGCCATCTGACGGGCCGTTTAGCAGGGGAGCCGCCGCCCACCCTGCTGGATTATTTTCCGGATGACTTTTTGGTATTTATTGACGAAAGCCATATAACAATCCCGCAGATCGGCGGCATGTATAACGGCGACCGATCGCGGAAGCAGACGCTTGTAGAATATGGCTTCCGCCTGCCCTCTGCCCTGGATAACCGGCCGCTGCGCTTTGATGAATTCGAGGCCCGCGTCTCCCAGGCGATCTATGTGTCCGCCACCCCGTCCCATTATGAGATGGAAAACAGCGGCAATGCAGTGGTCGAACAGATCGTGCGGCCCACCGGCCTGGTGGATCCGGCTATTGAATTCAAACCGGCCGCCAACCAGGTGGATGACCTGCTCGATGAAATCCGCCCCCGCATTGAGCGAAATGAACGGGTGCTGGTGACCACCCTGACCAAGCGCATGGCCGAGGACCTGACGGAATACTATGCGGACCTTGGGATTCGGGTCAAATACCTGCATTCGGATATCAAAACCCTGGAGCGCATTGACATTATCCAGGATCTGCGCATGGGGGAATTTGATGTGCTGGTGGGCATCAACCTGCTGCGGGAGGGTCTTGATATCCCCGAGGTTTCCCTGGTGGCAATTCTGGATGCCGACAAAGAAGGGTTTCTGAGATCCACCCGGTCGCTCATCCAGACCTGCGGCCGGGCGGCCCGTAATGTGAACGGTACGGTATTGATGTATGGGGATGTGATCACTGAATCCATGAAAAAGGCGGCGGATGAAACCAACCGCCGCCGGGAGATTCAGGCCGCATACAATAAAAAGCACACCATTACGCCCGCCACCATTGACAAAAAAATTGCATCCGGGTTTGAACACATCTATCAGCAGCCGGCCGGGCAGGAAAACGGGCAGGTGGCGGAACCGATCGCGGATTATACCTCACTTGATAATCTGGATAGCAAGATCAAGCGCCTGGAAAAAGAAATGCATGAGGCGGCCAAAAATCTGGAGTTTGAAAAAGCGGCCAGGCTCAGGGATCGGATCAGTGATCTCAAAAAACTGATGGTTTTTGATTTTGCGGCAAGCCCGTAATCTTTGAAAAAAATATATCTGCCATGACTGCCTCCCTTAAAGAAAAAGCAACGGCCGCGCCATCCGGACCGGGGGTCTATATTATGAAAAATGCCCGACAGCGGATTATTTATGTCGGCAAGGCCGCCAATCTCAAAAACCGGTTGAGCTCATATTTCAGCGACAGTCCGCATATGGATGTCAAGACAGGGGTGTTGGTCCGACAAATCGTTGCCTTTGATATCATCCAGACCGGTTCTGAAAAAGAGGCCCTGATATTAGAGTCCAACCTGATTAAAAAACACCGGCCCCGCTACAATGTGATCTTAAAGGATGATAAGCGGTATCCTTCGCTGCGGATAGACATGAAAAGCGACTACCCCTGCCTTCAGGTGGTCCGCAAAATCCGAAATGACGGGGCGGCCTATTTCGGCCCGTTCGCCTCCGCCGGCGCGGTCCGCCAGACGCTTAAGCTTATAAACAAAACATTCCGGCTGAGAAAATGCACGTCCTCCCGAATCAAGCCCCGCAGCCGGCCCTGCCTTTATCACCAGATGGATCTTTGCCTGGCGCCCTGCTGCAAACCGGTGAGCCCCGCGGTATACCATGAAATCGTCAATGAGGTGCGAATGTTTCTAAACGGCCGCACCGCTGAATTAACCGCCAAGATCAGGTCGGAGATGGCGGCTGCGGCCGAGCGCCAGGAATTTGAAAAAGCCGCCGGCCTAAGAGACAAGCTGTTTGCCATTGAAAAAACTGTTGAAAAGCAGGTGGCGGTGACCCCGGATTTCGTGGATCGCGATGTGATCGGCATAGCCAGTGATCCGCCATATGCCCTGCTTTGGGTCATGTTTGTAAGGAACGGGTTTATGCAGGGGGCAAAGGATTTTCGGGTGGATGAGGACACGGCAACGGATGCCGAGATTATCGGCGCGTTTTTAAAACAGCACTATGAAGCCGCCCCGGAAATTCCTGAAGAAATTCTGATTCCCTGTGAGCATGAAGATAAATCCCTGTATGCGGAATGGCTCTCCCAGAAAAAGGGCAAAAAAGTCCGGCTTCATCACCCGAGGCGCGGGGACAAAGTCCGGCTGATCCGAATGTGTGAAGAAAACGCGAAAACCCGGCTTTCCCAGCGGATCGAGGCGGAAATGGCCAATCAGTCCATGCTGGAGGGACTTCGGCAGCAGTTCCGGCTGGATGGGCTGCCCAGGCGTATTGAATGTGTGGACAATTCCGGAATTTCCGGGCAGGAACTGGTCGCCGGCATGGTGGTCTATGCGGACGGCGTGCCGGATAAATCCGAATACAGGCGTTATATCATCCGAAATGTGGGCCAGGCGGATGATTATGCCTGTATGGCCGAAGTGCTGGGACGGCGGTTTGATCCAAACCATACCGCCACTGAAGAATTGCCGGATCTGCTGGTTATTGACGGCGGCAAGGGCCAGTTAAATATCGCGGTATCCGTGCTGGACAGACTGGGGCTTGGGGATAAATTTCCGGTCATCGGCATTGCCAAGGCGGATACGGACCGGGGGGAGACCAGTGACAAAATCTATGTTCCCGGCCGGCGTAACCCGCTCAATCTGGCTGGCCGCAAGGATGTATTGTACTTTATTCAGCGAATACGGGATGAGGCGCATCGCTATGCCATTACCTATCACCGGCAGAAGCGGCGTAAGACGGCGATGCGTTCGCGCCTGGACGGGATTCAGGGTATCGGCGAAAAGCGTAAGGCTTTGCTGCTGAAGCATTTCAAAAGCATCCGCAAAATCAGGGCCGCCTCTGTTGAGGAACTGGCCGGGCTGCCCGGAATGAACCGCCGGGCAGCCGAAAATATTCAAAAAGCGCTGAATGCCGATTGAGCTGAAGCGTAAGCACAGGGGGATCAGGTCAGCTGCCGGATTTCCGCCATAAGGCTGTGGACCGCTTCGGCTGAACCGTTTAGATCGGTTTTTTCTTCTTCGGTCAGCTGGATTTCAATGATATCCTCAATTCCCCGGCTGCCGAGCTTTACCGGCACGCCCATGAAAATATCCGAAATCCCGTATTCACCCTCCAGGTAGGCGGCACAGGGAAGTATCTTCTTTTTGTCCTTTATAATCGCCTCGGCCATCTCCGCCGCCGCTGATGCGGGTGCGTAAAAGGCGCTGCCGGTTTTTAAGAGGCCCACGATTTCCCCGCCCCCTTTACGCGTCCGGTCCACCAGGGCCTCGATCCGCTCTTCGGAGAGAAGCTCCGTAATGGGAATGCCGGCAACGGTTGAAAACCGGGGCAGGGGGACCATGGTGTCGCCGTGGCCGCCCAGAACAAAGGCATGGGTGTTTTCCACTGAAACATTGAGTTCCATGGCGATAAAAGTTCTAAACCGGGCGGAATCCAGCACGCCCGCCATGCCCATAACCCGTTGTTTGGGAAACCCGCTGGTTTCCATGGCCACCTGGCACATGGCATCCAGGGGATTGCTGACGATGATCAGGATGCTCTCCGGCGAATGCTTGGCCGCCTCAGCCGCAACCGATTTCATGATGTTGGTATTGGTTTTTAACAGATCATCCCGGCTCATTCCGGGCTTTCGCGGGATGCCCGCGGTAATGATCACAATATCGGAACCGGCAGAGGCCTCATATCCATTGCTGCCAATAATGGCCGCATCATGTTTTTCTATGGGGGCGGCTTCCAAAAGATCAAGGCCTTTTCCCTGGGGCAGACCTTCCGCCACATCGATCAAAACCACATCACACAATTCCTTTTCCGCAAGCCGCTGGGCAGTTGTTGCCCCCACATTGCCCGCGCCGATAACCGTTACTTTTTTATCCATGGCCGACTCCTCGCTTTAAGATGTGAACAAGTGCTTTCTCTCAACTAATTTTTCTAAGCTATGAATAATGGCAATATCTGTCAATAAAAATTCAAGATCCAAGTATAGGCATATCAAACTAAATTTATTGTATTTTATTTTTACCTGCATAAAAAATAATCCGGCCTGATGATTCGTAATCTTTTGACCGAAGGCATGAAATATTTTAGGCTCGCTTTTAATTGGAAATACTGATAGATAAAGAATTTTCTTGAGAAACCGTTTAAATAAGGATACCATGGATACTAATTATCAAGCAGATATTATTGGCTTTATTCCATCTGACGGTGAATTAAACGGATACGTCATGTCGATGGCGGGTTCATTTTTCTGGATAACGGATTGTGGCTTAGGGCGAAGATGAATTTTGGGGAAAAAGTCAAATCTTTGATTAAAGAAGCGGAATTATACAAGTCCCAGGGGCTCTTGAATGAAGCCCTGGACACCTACAAAAATGTTCAGACATTGATCGAATCCACCCAGAACATTAAAAACAAAGACAGCCTGCTGAGAAAAATCGCCAACAAAATCGATGGCCTTTATACCCAAATGGAGACCGAGTTCGCTACGCCCGAGCCGCCAAAGGTCTCTGAGGACGCCCGATCGGTCATCAAAGAAATGATTACAGAGGATGACCCCGAAGCCAAAGGGTCCTCATCCCTGGCCGGCGCGCTCGCCTTGGCGAAGTTCGGGCAGTATGATCAGGCCATTGAGGAATTGACCCGACTTCTTTCTTATGATTCACTGAGGCTTGAGGCGGCCAGGAATATTATCTGGTGCTGGGTGCAGCAAAACGAAGTGGATAAGGCGCTGGGGCGCGTGAAACAATGGATGTCCGGCAACGTATTAACCCTGGATGAGGTCAACAGCGTGCGCGCTTATTTTGAGGAACTCGTTCAAAACGCCGGACTGGACGCCCGGATTTCATCGGACAAGATCCATAAGGATCTCGAACCGGAATCCCAGGTTGATGATGAAGAAATCCTGGATATCAATGCCACCCGCTTCACTCTGCCCAGAGGCGCGCGAAAAGGCGAGGCGGTCGAGTTGGAAGTCAGTTTTCAGGCGGGTAAATACCTCAAGATGCTGGTGCCCAGAAAGGATCAAAAACTTATCGAAAGCTTAAATGTCGGGGATCAACTGAACGGGATGACATTTTATTCGCCCATGGCGATTTTTTCCGGAATCGGCTATATTTCTTCCAAAGTGACCATTAATGCCGGACCGAAAAAAGGGGACTACAGCCTGGAAATAAAGATCCTGAGCATTCAAACTTAGATGCCACTGGATGCGATGCCAATTATTCCGTGTACATACATTGACCGGAGATCATTTTACTTATGGCGGTGCTGAATCTTAAAAATCGGGAAATTCAATGCAAAATCGTTTATTACGGGCCGGGACGCAGCGGCAAGACCACCAACCTGGAATTTATCCATAAAAACTATACCAAGCAGGTCGCCGGCAAAATGATTTCTATTGATACCCATGGCGACCGTACGCTGTTTTTTGATTTTCTGCCGCTTGGACTCGGCAAAATCAGAGGATGTGAGATTAAGGCCCAGCTATACACGGTTCCCGGACAGGTGCAATATCGCTCTACGCGGGAATTGGTCTTAAAAGGGGTGGATGGGATTGTTTTTGTGGCGGACTCTTTAAAAGTGCGAAGAGAAAAGAATATGCTTTCATTAAAAGACCTCCATGAAAACCTTAAAAACCTGGGGATGGATATCAGAAAAATTCCACTGGTCTTGCAGTATAATAAACGGGACCTTGAAAAACAGGGATTGCCATTGATGCCGGTTGAAAAGATGGATCATGAGCTGAATCGACAGTTGAAAGCCCCGGGCTTTAACGCCAGCGCATTGACCGGGGAAGGCGTGGGCCACACGCTGTCCCGGATTATGAAGTTGACGCTGCAGCATCTGCAGAAAGAATTTCAATGGGCGCAAGATAAATAATTATGGAATCCAATGTTGTATTAAAGGGCAACCTTAAATTTATCGGATTGGGGGAACTGCTCCAATTGCTGGGCGGCAATGCCAGCACCGGCATTTTGAAACTGAACTCCCATAGTGTAGCCCATCCCGGGCGTATCTATATTATCGACGGCAATCCGGTGAATGCGGAAGCCGGCGAATATAAGGGCCTTGATGCGTTAAATCGGCTCTTCGGCTGGCTCGATGCGGACTACGAGTTCATCAATGAAGCCGTCCGCTGTGAACGGGTTATCAAAAAAAGCCGCATGGAAATTATCCTGGATGCCCTGCGAATGTTTGATGATGGAGAAATCGAAATACTCGGCGGTGACGGGGATGATGTGAAAAGCGGGTCTGGCTCGGATGAGGCTTCTGATCTGCCGGTTATTAAGGGGCCGCTCGTTGATTATATCTACATCGTGGATGAAGAAGAATTTCCTGCCGGCAAAGAGATTGTTTTCCAGGAAAAATACGGCAACTGGTTCTGGGTCGTACTGCAGGGCAAAGTGGAAGTGATTCGAATGCTGCCGGAGGGCCGTGTCCCGATTAATCAGCTTTCCGACGGGGCGTTTATCGGCAGTATCGGCTCATTCATGCGCAAAGGCAGTGTTCAGCGAAGCGCCACCGTGGTAGCGATTACGGATGTGCAATTGGGGGTGATGGATTATGACCTTTTATTTAAAGAGTTTTCCGAGTTGTCCCCGGTTTTCCAGTTGATCCTGGCTTCTCTGGATAACCGTCTGCGGCAAGTTACCACGAACTGCGCCCGGGCCCTGCTAAACATGGTACAGGCTCAAAAACGGATGGATGACTTTCAGACATTTACGCACCAGAAAAACGAAGAGGCGGTATATCAGATACAAAACGGAGAGGCCATTGTGGTTCGCAGTCTGAATAAGGGCTTTATCGAATTGTGCCGACTCGGTCCCAGCGATATTATCGGGCACATTCCCTTTTTAAATACCGCCCATGAACCGCATTCAGCAGCTCTGTATGTGTCTCCGGATTTTGAATATGCGCCCCTGAATCTCAACCCGGTGAGAAAAGAATTCAACCAACTGAGTCAGACATTTAAAAATTTAATTCAGCACACCGCCGCTTCCATATCTGTCACCACCCGGCGGTTTTTTGACACCATGAATGTGGGACAGACGGATCAGTAACAGTTTATCAGCGAAGTGAAATTTAGTTTTTAATGCTTAAATTTAAATGCGGGTTAGGGGTAACTAACTAATAAGGTGAGGGGTTTTCCAATGGGAGAGAATAAAAGACGACACGAGCGTTATGATTCCCTGAATCTCATTTCCTATGTATGCCTGGACGCAGACGGCAAAGAATGGACACAGGGAATGGGCCGGACGCTAAACATCAGCGAGACCGGTCTTCAACTGGAAACGCATGAAGCCATTGAAAGCAAATACGTGGTTTTGCTTTCCATCGGTATTGAAGATGATCTCGTCGATATCCGGGGCAAGGTGGTATACTGCAATCGCGGCAAGGAAAACAAGTTTGAGTCAGGAATTGAATTTCTTGAAGTGCCGCCGGAGGCATATACCATTCTGAAGCGCTATATCAGCGAATTTAACAAGCAATATAGCAAATAGCCGGCACCTTTTTTAGGTGCTTAAAAATTCTAAATTAAGGGTGGATAACGGATTTTTTATGGGACAGGCAATATTTCAGACGGATTTTTCAGATCTTGAGCTGACGCGACAGGGAAAAGTAAGGGATATTTATGAATTGAGCGATCAGCTGTTAATGGTGGCGACGGATCGCATCTCCGCATTTGATGTGGTTATGCCCAATCCGGTGCCGGATAAAGGCAGGATACTGAATCACATCTCCCTTTTCTGGTTTGATATCATGACGGATATTGTCGCCAATCACGTCATAACTAGCGATGTGGATGCATACCCGGCCGCCTGTCAGCCTTACAAGGATATTCTAAAAGACCGAAGCATGCTGGTCAAAAAAACCGAACCATTGCCCGTGGAATGCGTCGTAAGGGGCTATATTTCCGGGTCCGGATGGAAATCCTATCAACAGAACAGCGAGGTTTGCGGTATCAAACTGCCCGCCGGCCTCAAAGAATCGGATCCGCTGCCTGAGCCGATTTTTACCCCCTCCACCAAAGCGGAGTTTGGTGAGCATGACATCAATATTACATTCGAGGCGGTGGTGGATCTGATTGGCCGCCGGACCGCGGAGCATATCCGGGACTTGAGTCTCTCCATTTATCAAAAAGGCGCGGCCATCGCCGAAGAAAAAGGGATTATAATTGCTGATACGAAATTCGAATTCGGCTATGACGGGGATCAATTGATCCTGATCGATGAGGTGCTAACCCCAGATTCATCAAGATTCTGGCCAAAGGCCACCTATCAGCCCGGCGGTCCCCAGCCGAGCTACGACAAACAGTATTTAAGGGATTATCTGCTCTCCCTTGACTGGGACAAAACACCGCCTGCCCCGATGCTTCCGGAGGAGGTCATCGCCAATACCCGACAGAAATACATGGATGCCCTGAACTCCCTGGTCGGCCGCACGCATGAATTTTAACACCGCTTCAGTTCGGCTGTCTTTGATCGATCAAGGGGATAATACGTATAAAATCTCAACGCGTCCATCCGATTCGCAGCTCGCGTCCTCAATAAAGGCTCTCGGATGCCTCAATCCGCCCATTCTGTATCCGATTAAGCCCGCCGGGTATTTAATTGTCAGCGGGTTCCGACGCCTTGCGGCAGCTGAGCAGCTGGGCTGGTCCCGCATTCCGGCGCGTATCATGCCGTCGGATATCGAAACATACGATATCGCGGGGATTGCAATTGCGGATAACGCTCAGCATCGGGAACTCAATCTCATTGAACAGGCCCGGGCGGTTGAAAAACTGGCGCCATTTTTTTCTAACACAGCAGAGCTGATCAATTTTGGCAAAAATCTCGGCTTGTCTTTAAACCAGCGGCTCATCTCCCGCCTTAAGCGGCTGCGTCGCCTTTCGGATTCGGTCCAGGCGCAGATTCTGTCCGGGGCCATTCCCCTGACCATCGCCCTTGCCTTAGAAAAACTGGAACCTCCGGCAGCCGAGGCTTTGGCTGATTTTTTTGATGGGCTGCGGCCGACTTTGAATCAGCAAAAGGAGATGCTGGAGTGGATCCAGGAAATCGCCGGGGCTTGCGATCAATCCATACCCGATGTTCTTAAAACCACCCCGATTCCGGAGATACTTGCGGACCAAGATCTCGATCGGCCGCAGAAATTAAAAAAAGTTCGGAACGTTTTGAAAGAGCGGCGGTATCCGACGATCTGCCGTTTTGAGGCTGTGATGGAAAAAAACCGCAAGGCCCTTAATCTGCCGGCCGATATTAGGCTTTCCGCCCCGGCCGGTTTAGAAGACGACCGGTTTTCAATGACCATAACATTTCGCTCGCCGCTTGAATTCAAAGAGCGAATTGAAGCCCTGTCGAATATGGCCGATGATCCCCGCTTTACTGCGATTGTAGATAAGCAAATTGACGATCAAGCACCTCTATATTGACAAAGACGTGGCGGATTTTCCGCTCACCCGGCAGATTCAATCCCGGCTCAACATCCCCGCAGAAGTCGTCGATTCGGCGGAATCCGTATTCCGCGCCATTGCCGGCCTGCCCGATCCGGTAAGTGCCGGCAAACAGCGGCTGTTCGTCACCCATAATAAGGGCGCGTTTATCCGGCCCTGCCCGGGCACCCGCTGCTATACCTGCTGCCGCTACATGATCCTTCATATCGGCACCTTTTGTTTGATGGATTGCGCCTATTGTATCCTTCAGTCCTATTTCCACCCCCCCATGCTGCAGTATTATGTCAACCAGGCGGCCATGATGGCCGCCCTTGATCAGGCCTTCGCCCAAAGGCGGTTTCGGCGCATCGGTACCGGCGAATTTACGGACAGCCTGATCTGGGAATCCATTGATGCGATTTCGGAAAAACTGATTAAAAAATTTTCCACACAATCCCAGATGGTATTGGAGATAAAGACCAAAACCACGCGGATTGATCATTTGCTGGATTTGGCGCACAACCGGAAAACCATTATGGCCTGGTCTTTAAACACCGAAACGGTGATAAAAAGAGAGGAACGACGAACAGCCGGTTTAGAGGCCAGACTCAAGGCGGCTTACCGGTGCCAGCAGGCCGGTTACCCCCTGGCCTTTCATTTTGACCCCCTTATTCTTTATCCCGGATGCGAACAGGAGTATGCGGATGTGTTGGACCGGCTTTTCACCCGGATCAATCCGGATCAGATCGTCTGGATCAGCGTCGGCAGTTTTCGGTTTATGCCGGATTTAAAACCGATTGTTGCCCGTCGGTTTCCGGATTCCAAGATTATTTACGGCGAGTTTATTAAAGGCCTGGACGGCAAAATGCGATATTTTAAACCCCTGCGGCATGCCCTTTATAAAAAATTCATCGATGATATCAAAGCCCGGGCCCCGGACCTATGCGTCTACTTCTGCATGGAAGATGAAAAAACATGGGAACATGTATTTGGATTCCGGCCCGCGGATCACGGGGGGCTGCCGGCGATGCTTGACAATTCGGCCATCAGGCACTGCGGTCTGAGCCCATAAACGCTTTGCCCGGAAAATAAGCATCCGGCCGGCATCGGGGCTCTACGCCGTCATTTAGGAGTAATTTATTTGACTTTTGAACGGGGTTCAACTAAAGTTTTTACCGAGTTATCATCCCATAAGGCAATTTAACTGCGTTCAATCGATTGAGGAGAAACTCATGAAAAAACAACGTTTGGCTTTATCCTATCTAATCATCTTCTGCCTTGCCAGCCTCGTTTGCGCACAATCCACTTTTTCCCAGACCAGTCAGCCGCATGCGGATGCCGTGATTAAAATCGTGCAAATAGACAAAATACTGGAAACGGTAGATCGTATTTCAGCGGCGGTGCCTGATCAGTCCCAGTCATCCCCATCCACCTTTGTTCGCTCCATGCTGATGGGCACCTCCTGGATTGATCCGGATCGCGCCATTGTTGGCGGGGTATTTTTAAAAAATGACCCGGCGCAACAGCCGGATGCCGCTGCCCTGATTCCCTTTCGAAAGCCCAATGACGATTTTCTGATGAATTACAATGCGGTTGCCGGCAGTGACTACTATATCATCAGCCTTCCGCCCGGCCAGGGCGGAATGGTTTCGGATCGGATGGAAGAAGCCCTGGTGGCCGCTTCCCTTAAACCGCCGGATGGGTTGATCTCCCTTGATCTGGCCGCAAGCCAGATCATTGCCAAAGCGGAGCCGCAAATCCAGAACATGCTTGAATCCTTAGAGCAAAAAGTACCGCCTGAGGATTCGGATACAGACCTGTCGCCCAAACAGGTGAAGCAAATGCTGGCCAATTTGATTGAAACCGGCAAACAACTGGAAAGGGTCTCCATCGGCCTGGATATGACTGAGGCGGAATTCGCATTTTTCTGTAATGCCAAGGCTCTTGAGGATTCCGGTTTGGCAGCCACCTTTGATGTGGAAAAAGCCAGGGAACCATTGATACTGGCAGATTATCAGCCGGACTATCCCATAAAATTTCGCTCGCAGCCCTATGATATCAACGCGGTAATGGATTTTTTTGATCAAAACTTTGCCCCGGTGTATGAACAGATGGGGGTGGATTTCGGTAAATTAAAAGAAATGACCCGGTATTTTTCCGGTGAGATGGCCGGTGGGGCATCTTTTGGAAAAGACAGGCTGGATCTGGAGGTTATTGCGGTCTTTGAAGACGCCGGTGAAATCCCGGATAATTACCTGGACGCCGTATATTTGCCATGGATCCTGAATTACGGCAAAACTATGGCTGAATATGTCAGCCGGCTATCCCCTGATGTCCAGGTTGAAAACTTTTTCGAACGAACGCCGGACTCAACCGTGGCCGGACAATCCGTTGCAGGGCTTAAGGGAAAAATGCCGGTAGACATGCAAACCGGTCAAAATACGTTATCCTTTCAACTGCGCATGACCCGGCTGGGCAACATGCTTTTAACCGCCTCGGATGATCAACAGCTGAAAACGCTGATTGAAAACGCCAAGGGATTGGAAAAAGCCCCGGCGGGCGGGCCCTTGATGCAGATGGATATCGATTTGGCGGCTTATTTAGAGGCCATCAGTGAATTCATGCCTGCCCAGTCACAAATAGATGCGGGGGAAATTCAAGATATCGGCAGTCTCTCTTATACGCTGGACCTGGCAGACGGCATGCTCAAAACCCGCTATTCCATGCAGCGGGATGCGATCCAGAAAATGGCCGCCTATTTTAAAGAACTGGGGCAGGGCACTGATGCGGCCGACACCCAAGGGGGGCAAGCCGATCAGGCCCGGCAACCGGGGGACTCGAAAGGGCCGGAACAAAGTAGCGCCGCCCGTGCCAGGCAGGCTGATGTTGAACCGGATGAAGACAGCCCGCAGTATTGGCTAAACAAGGGTGAGCTGTTTGCGACATACGGCAATCAGCGCCGGGCCATTGAACATTATGAGAAAGCTTTAAAAATCGACCCGAATAACAG
The DNA window shown above is from Desulfobacterales bacterium and carries:
- the uvrC gene encoding excinuclease ABC subunit UvrC → MTASLKEKATAAPSGPGVYIMKNARQRIIYVGKAANLKNRLSSYFSDSPHMDVKTGVLVRQIVAFDIIQTGSEKEALILESNLIKKHRPRYNVILKDDKRYPSLRIDMKSDYPCLQVVRKIRNDGAAYFGPFASAGAVRQTLKLINKTFRLRKCTSSRIKPRSRPCLYHQMDLCLAPCCKPVSPAVYHEIVNEVRMFLNGRTAELTAKIRSEMAAAAERQEFEKAAGLRDKLFAIEKTVEKQVAVTPDFVDRDVIGIASDPPYALLWVMFVRNGFMQGAKDFRVDEDTATDAEIIGAFLKQHYEAAPEIPEEILIPCEHEDKSLYAEWLSQKKGKKVRLHHPRRGDKVRLIRMCEENAKTRLSQRIEAEMANQSMLEGLRQQFRLDGLPRRIECVDNSGISGQELVAGMVVYADGVPDKSEYRRYIIRNVGQADDYACMAEVLGRRFDPNHTATEELPDLLVIDGGKGQLNIAVSVLDRLGLGDKFPVIGIAKADTDRGETSDKIYVPGRRNPLNLAGRKDVLYFIQRIRDEAHRYAITYHRQKRRKTAMRSRLDGIQGIGEKRKALLLKHFKSIRKIRAASVEELAGLPGMNRRAAENIQKALNAD
- a CDS encoding PilZ domain-containing protein, yielding MGENKRRHERYDSLNLISYVCLDADGKEWTQGMGRTLNISETGLQLETHEAIESKYVVLLSIGIEDDLVDIRGKVVYCNRGKENKFESGIEFLEVPPEAYTILKRYISEFNKQYSK
- the uvrB gene encoding excinuclease ABC subunit UvrB, whose protein sequence is MTHFNLQTEMVPKGDQPKAIDTLSKGLEQGRAHQVMLGVTGSGKTFSMANVIERMGRPTLVIAPNKTLAAQLYNEFRAFFPENAVEYFVSYYDYYQPEAYIPVSDTYIQKDSSINEMIDKMRHSATRSVLSRRDVIVVASVSCIYGLGAPEDYLAMRLDLETGAEVSRDQLLKDLVAIQYERNDTDFYRGVFRVRGDRVEIFPAHEDEVAIRIEFFGDEIDAMAEIDPLTGNILLSLDRVTIFPASHYVTRQRTRKRVIDAIKAELKEQIRHFSDNRKYIEVQRIEERTNFDIEMIHELGYCNGIENYSRHLTGRLAGEPPPTLLDYFPDDFLVFIDESHITIPQIGGMYNGDRSRKQTLVEYGFRLPSALDNRPLRFDEFEARVSQAIYVSATPSHYEMENSGNAVVEQIVRPTGLVDPAIEFKPAANQVDDLLDEIRPRIERNERVLVTTLTKRMAEDLTEYYADLGIRVKYLHSDIKTLERIDIIQDLRMGEFDVLVGINLLREGLDIPEVSLVAILDADKEGFLRSTRSLIQTCGRAARNVNGTVLMYGDVITESMKKAADETNRRREIQAAYNKKHTITPATIDKKIASGFEHIYQQPAGQENGQVAEPIADYTSLDNLDSKIKRLEKEMHEAAKNLEFEKAARLRDRISDLKKLMVFDFAASP
- a CDS encoding ADP-ribosylation factor-like protein — encoded protein: MAVLNLKNREIQCKIVYYGPGRSGKTTNLEFIHKNYTKQVAGKMISIDTHGDRTLFFDFLPLGLGKIRGCEIKAQLYTVPGQVQYRSTRELVLKGVDGIVFVADSLKVRREKNMLSLKDLHENLKNLGMDIRKIPLVLQYNKRDLEKQGLPLMPVEKMDHELNRQLKAPGFNASALTGEGVGHTLSRIMKLTLQHLQKEFQWAQDK
- the mdh gene encoding malate dehydrogenase encodes the protein MDKKVTVIGAGNVGATTAQRLAEKELCDVVLIDVAEGLPQGKGLDLLEAAPIEKHDAAIIGSNGYEASAGSDIVIITAGIPRKPGMSRDDLLKTNTNIMKSVAAEAAKHSPESILIIVSNPLDAMCQVAMETSGFPKQRVMGMAGVLDSARFRTFIAMELNVSVENTHAFVLGGHGDTMVPLPRFSTVAGIPITELLSEERIEALVDRTRKGGGEIVGLLKTGSAFYAPASAAAEMAEAIIKDKKKILPCAAYLEGEYGISDIFMGVPVKLGSRGIEDIIEIQLTEEEKTDLNGSAEAVHSLMAEIRQLT
- a CDS encoding cyclic nucleotide-binding domain-containing protein, which translates into the protein MESNVVLKGNLKFIGLGELLQLLGGNASTGILKLNSHSVAHPGRIYIIDGNPVNAEAGEYKGLDALNRLFGWLDADYEFINEAVRCERVIKKSRMEIILDALRMFDDGEIEILGGDGDDVKSGSGSDEASDLPVIKGPLVDYIYIVDEEEFPAGKEIVFQEKYGNWFWVVLQGKVEVIRMLPEGRVPINQLSDGAFIGSIGSFMRKGSVQRSATVVAITDVQLGVMDYDLLFKEFSELSPVFQLILASLDNRLRQVTTNCARALLNMVQAQKRMDDFQTFTHQKNEEAVYQIQNGEAIVVRSLNKGFIELCRLGPSDIIGHIPFLNTAHEPHSAALYVSPDFEYAPLNLNPVRKEFNQLSQTFKNLIQHTAASISVTTRRFFDTMNVGQTDQ